A genomic region of Pseudomonas sp. MPC6 contains the following coding sequences:
- a CDS encoding PAAR domain-containing protein → MNEGYYIGLDDKTTCGGKVLDGDTRLMLYGLAHAREGDRVTCGKDGKIYQIVGGVSHFISHGKHVAGTLDSFSNCPCKAQLIPSVFTATYQNEARPARHATRSAAQPTSPAATRHSVAPRQSGFAPSNPPAPAIFNGAKPQEPGFYVVPKSMTREALEATLFPTRDPAVMSKFQALNPPSGDFKAGSMIVLSDPGNASCTYQEALLMQAAEQIKADLDPLTAEAADFMFRHAAEIASFTGQTSTWLGVSAVVMEKHLTRLRDTLQAMERLHQDNYRQHGHLRSPQFFAERQRLLAQLDAHLLNSTRLRGQTTLGDHPKLKTALGISSRSLVHHWDKAGAPGQIPGYATHVEATSRAAKYMQSGGYIGIGIGGVSSLLSIKEVCNTGSAEACEKIKFTEGGKFFGSTAVGLAGGGGASLTAGSICLALGVSTGIGGVICVATVIGVGSWGGTTVGGMAGEGAGEVLYERIRPW, encoded by the coding sequence ATGAATGAAGGCTATTACATTGGCTTGGATGACAAGACCACCTGTGGTGGCAAAGTCCTGGATGGTGATACCAGGCTCATGCTGTATGGCCTTGCCCATGCTCGCGAAGGTGATCGAGTCACTTGTGGAAAGGACGGGAAGATCTATCAGATCGTCGGTGGCGTTTCGCACTTTATCAGTCATGGCAAACACGTGGCTGGCACGCTGGACAGCTTCAGCAATTGCCCCTGTAAAGCGCAACTGATCCCTTCGGTGTTCACAGCCACCTATCAGAATGAAGCACGCCCTGCGCGGCATGCCACCCGTAGCGCTGCTCAACCGACTTCTCCTGCGGCTACCCGTCATTCGGTAGCGCCGCGTCAATCCGGTTTCGCTCCTTCGAACCCGCCAGCGCCAGCGATTTTTAATGGAGCAAAGCCCCAGGAGCCTGGCTTCTATGTCGTGCCCAAGAGCATGACTCGCGAAGCATTGGAAGCGACGCTTTTCCCTACGCGCGACCCGGCCGTGATGAGCAAGTTTCAGGCGCTCAACCCTCCGTCAGGCGATTTCAAAGCGGGTTCGATGATCGTGCTGAGCGATCCGGGCAACGCCTCCTGCACCTACCAGGAAGCGCTGCTGATGCAGGCCGCTGAACAGATCAAGGCGGACCTCGATCCCCTGACGGCGGAGGCCGCCGATTTCATGTTTCGCCACGCTGCTGAAATCGCCAGCTTTACCGGCCAGACCTCGACCTGGCTTGGCGTCAGCGCGGTGGTGATGGAAAAGCACCTGACCCGGCTGCGCGATACCCTTCAAGCCATGGAGCGCCTGCATCAGGACAACTATCGCCAGCACGGCCACCTCAGATCGCCGCAGTTCTTCGCCGAGCGCCAGCGCCTGCTCGCCCAGCTGGATGCACACTTGCTGAATTCCACTCGCCTGCGTGGGCAGACGACCTTGGGTGATCATCCCAAGTTGAAAACAGCTCTCGGTATCTCCAGTCGCAGCCTGGTCCATCACTGGGACAAGGCTGGTGCTCCGGGCCAGATACCGGGTTATGCCACTCATGTGGAGGCAACCAGTCGTGCTGCCAAATACATGCAGAGTGGTGGTTACATCGGCATTGGTATCGGCGGGGTGTCTTCGTTGCTGAGTATTAAGGAGGTTTGTAATACTGGCTCGGCGGAAGCTTGCGAGAAAATCAAGTTTACTGAAGGGGGTAAATTTTTTGGGTCTACTGCTGTTGGGCTTGCGGGGGGCGGGGGAGCTTCGTTGACTGCTGGTTCTATTTGTCTGGCGCTTGGGGTTTCCACGGGGATCGGAGGTGTTATCTGTGTTGCGACGGTGATAGGAGTGGGCTCATGGGGTGGGACAACTGTTGGCGGGATGGCTGGTGAGGGTGCGGGAGAAGTACTTTACGAGAGAATTCGACCGTGGTGA
- the galU gene encoding UTP--glucose-1-phosphate uridylyltransferase GalU, which produces MIKKCLFPAAGYGTRFLPATKAMPKEMLPVVNKPLIQYGVEEALDAGLTEISIVTGRGKRALEDHFDISYELENQIKGTDKEKYLVGIRKLLDNCSFSYTRQTEMKGLGHAILTGRPLIGDEAFAVVLADDLCVNLEGDGVLTQMVKLYKQFRCSIVAIQEVDPQETHKYGVIAGEMIRDDIYRVHSMVEKPKPEDAPSNLAIIGRYILTPDIFDLLEDTEPGKGGEIQITDALMKQAQNGCVMAYKFKGKRFDCGGAEGYIDATNFCFENFYKTGKAY; this is translated from the coding sequence ATGATCAAGAAATGCTTGTTCCCAGCAGCCGGTTACGGCACTCGCTTCCTCCCAGCGACCAAGGCCATGCCCAAAGAAATGCTGCCGGTGGTGAACAAGCCACTGATCCAGTACGGCGTCGAAGAAGCACTGGACGCCGGGTTGACCGAAATCTCCATCGTCACCGGTCGCGGCAAGCGCGCCCTGGAAGACCACTTCGACATCAGCTACGAGCTGGAAAACCAGATCAAGGGCACCGACAAGGAAAAATACCTGGTCGGCATCCGCAAGCTGCTCGACAACTGCTCGTTCTCCTACACGCGCCAGACCGAAATGAAAGGCCTGGGCCACGCGATCCTGACCGGCCGCCCACTGATCGGCGACGAAGCTTTTGCCGTGGTCCTGGCCGATGACTTGTGCGTTAACCTCGAAGGCGACGGCGTACTGACCCAGATGGTCAAGCTGTACAAGCAGTTCCGCTGCTCGATCGTCGCCATCCAGGAAGTCGATCCGCAGGAAACCCACAAGTACGGCGTGATCGCCGGCGAAATGATCCGCGACGACATCTACCGCGTGCACAGCATGGTCGAGAAGCCAAAGCCGGAAGACGCGCCGTCGAACCTGGCGATCATCGGTCGCTACATCCTGACCCCGGACATCTTCGACCTGCTCGAAGATACGGAACCAGGCAAGGGCGGCGAAATCCAGATCACCGACGCCCTGATGAAGCAGGCGCAAAACGGCTGCGTGATGGCCTACAAGTTCAAGGGCAAGCGTTTCGACTGCGGTGGCGCCGAAGGCTACATCGACGCGACCAACTTCTGCTTCGAGAACTTCTACAAGACTGGCAAGGCTTACTGA
- a CDS encoding DUF1883 domain-containing protein encodes MKFIHQREHLNEDDIVVIQCSQTCNIRLMNDANFRSFKNGGRHTYHGGAFDTFPARITAPSTGFWNITIDTVNRRPISVTRKPTLTHSIKIIRRSSSKLS; translated from the coding sequence ATGAAATTTATCCACCAGCGCGAGCACCTCAACGAAGACGACATCGTCGTCATTCAATGCTCGCAAACCTGCAACATCCGCTTGATGAACGACGCCAATTTCCGCAGCTTCAAGAATGGCGGTCGTCACACTTACCACGGCGGTGCGTTCGACACCTTCCCGGCGCGTATTACTGCACCGAGCACCGGCTTCTGGAACATCACCATCGACACGGTCAACCGCCGGCCGATCAGCGTGACCCGCAAACCGACCCTGACCCATTCGATCAAGATCATCCGCCGCTCCAGCTCGAAACTGAGCTGA
- a CDS encoding 2OG-Fe(II) oxygenase — protein sequence MSEPLLEGLDWPALEQQLDQDGCAIIRSLLSGQTCDAVSALYPRSAPFRSQVIMARHGFGRGEYKYFRYPLPDVVARLRSALYPRLVPIANRWYERMALPTRFPETHEAFLERCHAAGQERPTPLLLQYGPQDYNCLHQDLYGEQVFPLQVAILLSAPDEDFTGGEFVLTEQRPRMQSRPQVIGLKKGDGVIFAVNQRPVKGIRGDYRVTLRHGVSRLHSGKRHTLGIIFHDAS from the coding sequence ATGAGCGAGCCACTTCTCGAAGGACTGGACTGGCCAGCCCTGGAGCAGCAACTGGATCAGGATGGCTGCGCGATCATCCGATCGCTCTTGAGTGGCCAGACGTGCGATGCAGTCAGCGCCCTGTACCCCCGGTCAGCACCGTTCCGCTCGCAAGTGATCATGGCTCGTCACGGTTTTGGCCGTGGCGAGTACAAATACTTCAGATATCCTTTGCCCGATGTCGTCGCTCGCTTGCGCAGTGCGCTCTACCCTCGCCTGGTGCCGATCGCCAATCGCTGGTACGAACGCATGGCCCTGCCGACCCGTTTCCCCGAGACGCACGAAGCTTTTCTCGAACGCTGCCATGCCGCCGGTCAGGAGCGCCCGACCCCGTTGTTGCTGCAATATGGGCCGCAGGATTACAACTGCTTGCATCAGGATTTGTACGGTGAACAGGTGTTCCCGCTGCAAGTGGCGATTCTGCTGTCAGCGCCGGACGAAGATTTCACCGGCGGCGAGTTCGTGCTGACCGAACAGCGGCCACGAATGCAGTCACGGCCACAGGTCATCGGCCTGAAGAAAGGCGACGGCGTGATCTTTGCGGTCAATCAACGACCGGTCAAAGGCATTCGCGGCGATTACCGCGTGACCCTGCGCCACGGCGTAAGTCGCCTGCACAGCGGAAAACGGCATACCCTTGGAATCATTTTTCACGATGCCTCATGA
- the alkB gene encoding DNA oxidative demethylase AlkB, producing the protein MPHEPMSPITFDLFADAEPEQQPRREQIGEQSFVLRGFALPWLDRLLPALDTVLAAAPLRQMVTPGGFTMSAAMSSCGTWGWTTDRSGYRYTRHDPQTGQPWPAMPAVFFELAQAAAREAGFAGFVPDACLVNRYVPGAKMSLHQDKDEACLAAPIVSVSLGLPAMFLFGGFERSDKSQRIPLLHGDIVVWGGVDRLRYHGVLPIKAGQHSRLGEQRINFTFRTAG; encoded by the coding sequence ATGCCTCATGAGCCCATGTCCCCGATCACTTTCGACCTGTTTGCCGATGCCGAACCCGAGCAGCAGCCCCGGCGCGAACAGATTGGCGAACAGTCTTTCGTCCTGAGGGGCTTTGCCCTGCCCTGGCTGGACCGGTTGCTGCCCGCGCTGGACACAGTGCTGGCCGCGGCGCCGTTGCGCCAGATGGTCACGCCGGGCGGCTTCACCATGTCGGCGGCCATGAGCAGTTGCGGCACCTGGGGCTGGACCACCGACCGCAGCGGCTACCGCTACACCCGCCATGACCCGCAAACCGGACAACCCTGGCCAGCGATGCCCGCGGTGTTTTTCGAACTGGCCCAGGCGGCGGCGCGTGAAGCAGGGTTTGCCGGTTTCGTGCCCGATGCCTGCCTGGTCAACCGTTATGTCCCCGGCGCGAAGATGTCGTTGCACCAGGACAAGGACGAAGCCTGCCTGGCGGCGCCGATTGTCTCGGTGTCGCTGGGGTTGCCGGCGATGTTCCTGTTCGGCGGCTTCGAGCGCAGTGACAAAAGCCAGCGAATACCGTTGTTGCATGGCGATATCGTGGTCTGGGGCGGCGTCGATCGCCTGCGTTATCACGGGGTGTTGCCGATCAAGGCCGGCCAACATTCGCGCCTGGGTGAGCAACGCATCAATTTCACCTTCCGCACCGCCGGATGA
- the ada gene encoding bifunctional DNA-binding transcriptional regulator/O6-methylguanine-DNA methyltransferase Ada, which produces MTSHSPIIATELDPRWAAVVARDPRADGQFVYAVKTTGIYCRPSSLARLPKPQNVEFFDTAAQAEAAGYRPSKRAVKDQSEVAARHALTVAAACRQIETAEHLPALGELALAAGLSSFHFHRVFKTVTGLTPKGYATAHRSRKVRERLTDGGSVTDALYDAGFNSNSRFYEAADQLLGMKPGDYRAAGQNTDIRFAVGQCSLGAILVAQSTRGVCAILLGDDPHQLVCDLQDKFRRANLIGADHEFEQLIAKVVGFIEAPAIGLDLPLDVRGTVFQERVWQALREIPVGSTASYAEIAQRIGAPKAVRAVAQACGANSLAVAIPCHRVVRSDGNLSGYRWGVERKRQLLEREGL; this is translated from the coding sequence ATGACCAGTCACTCGCCAATTATCGCCACCGAGCTAGACCCGCGCTGGGCCGCTGTCGTCGCGCGTGATCCTCGCGCCGACGGGCAGTTTGTCTATGCCGTGAAAACCACCGGTATCTACTGTCGCCCCAGCAGCCTGGCGCGCTTGCCGAAACCGCAGAATGTCGAATTCTTCGACACCGCCGCCCAAGCCGAGGCGGCGGGTTATCGTCCGAGCAAACGGGCGGTCAAGGACCAGAGCGAGGTCGCCGCACGACATGCCCTGACCGTGGCCGCCGCTTGCCGCCAGATCGAAACCGCCGAACACCTGCCCGCGCTGGGTGAACTGGCGCTGGCTGCGGGCCTGAGCAGTTTTCACTTCCATCGGGTGTTCAAGACCGTGACCGGGCTGACACCCAAGGGTTATGCCACGGCCCATCGTTCCCGCAAGGTCCGCGAGCGCTTGACCGATGGCGGTTCGGTGACCGACGCGCTGTATGACGCCGGCTTCAACTCCAACAGTCGATTTTACGAGGCGGCGGATCAGTTGCTGGGCATGAAACCCGGCGATTACCGCGCAGCCGGCCAGAACACCGACATTCGTTTTGCCGTCGGCCAGTGTTCCCTGGGCGCGATTCTGGTGGCGCAAAGTACCCGCGGGGTGTGCGCGATCCTGCTCGGCGATGATCCGCACCAACTGGTCTGTGACCTGCAGGACAAGTTTCGGCGGGCCAACCTGATCGGTGCCGATCACGAGTTCGAACAGCTGATTGCCAAGGTCGTCGGTTTTATCGAAGCCCCGGCCATCGGCCTGGACTTGCCGCTGGATGTTCGCGGTACGGTGTTTCAGGAGCGGGTCTGGCAAGCGCTGCGGGAGATTCCGGTCGGCAGCACCGCCAGCTACGCCGAGATCGCCCAGCGCATCGGCGCACCGAAAGCCGTGCGCGCCGTAGCGCAGGCGTGTGGCGCGAACAGCCTGGCGGTGGCGATTCCGTGCCACCGCGTGGTGCGCAGCGATGGTAATTTGTCGGGGTACCGATGGGGGGTGGAGCGCAAGCGGCAGTTGCTGGAGCGGGAGGGGCTGTAG
- a CDS encoding nitronate monooxygenase has product MSQWPDTRILDLLGIELPIIQAPMAGATTSAMVIAASNAGGLGSMPAAMLSVEQLREELQTIRQHSQRPINVNFFCHQSPAVDEQRARDWKHLLAPYYRELGVDFDAPTPVSNRAPFDNAACEVIEALRPEVVSFHFGLPEKSLLDRVKATGAKVLSSATTVEEAIWLEQQGCDAIIAMGYEAGGHRGMFLSDDLSSQIGLFALVPQIVDAVKVPVIAAGGITDARGVAAAFVLGASAVQVGTAYLFTPEAKVSASHHKSLRTARASETAVTNIFTGRPARGILNRVMRELGPMSDKAPAFPLAGGALMPLRAKGEADFSNLWAGQAFTLGVEMSTAQLTRKLADEGLARLINRVQNLQRL; this is encoded by the coding sequence ATGAGCCAATGGCCAGATACCCGCATTCTTGATCTGCTCGGAATCGAACTGCCGATCATCCAGGCGCCCATGGCCGGCGCCACGACCTCGGCCATGGTGATCGCGGCGAGCAACGCCGGCGGACTGGGCTCGATGCCCGCCGCCATGCTGAGCGTCGAGCAGTTGCGCGAAGAACTGCAGACGATTCGTCAGCACAGCCAGCGACCGATCAACGTCAATTTCTTCTGTCATCAATCTCCGGCGGTCGATGAGCAACGCGCCCGGGACTGGAAACATCTGCTGGCGCCTTATTACCGCGAACTGGGCGTCGACTTTGACGCGCCGACACCGGTGTCCAACCGCGCGCCGTTCGATAACGCGGCCTGCGAAGTGATCGAAGCGCTACGTCCCGAAGTCGTGAGTTTTCACTTCGGCCTGCCGGAAAAATCCTTGCTGGATCGGGTGAAAGCGACCGGGGCCAAAGTCCTGTCTTCGGCCACCACCGTCGAAGAAGCCATTTGGCTTGAGCAGCAGGGTTGTGATGCGATCATCGCCATGGGTTATGAAGCGGGTGGTCACCGCGGGATGTTCCTCAGCGACGATCTGAGCAGCCAGATCGGCCTCTTCGCCCTGGTGCCGCAGATCGTCGACGCCGTGAAAGTGCCGGTCATCGCCGCGGGTGGCATAACCGATGCGCGAGGCGTCGCGGCGGCGTTTGTGCTCGGGGCATCGGCGGTGCAAGTGGGCACCGCGTATCTGTTCACGCCAGAGGCCAAGGTCAGCGCCTCTCACCACAAGTCCCTGCGCACGGCCAGGGCCAGCGAGACCGCCGTGACCAACATTTTTACCGGTCGCCCGGCACGGGGCATTCTCAACCGGGTCATGCGCGAACTCGGTCCGATGAGCGATAAAGCACCGGCCTTCCCGCTGGCTGGGGGGGCGCTGATGCCGTTGCGGGCCAAGGGGGAAGCGGACTTCAGCAACCTGTGGGCCGGGCAAGCGTTTACCCTGGGGGTTGAAATGAGCACGGCGCAGCTGACCCGCAAGCTGGCGGATGAAGGGTTGGCTAGATTGATTAACCGGGTTCAAAACTTGCAGCGTTTATGA
- the modA gene encoding molybdate ABC transporter substrate-binding protein — MTIRASRFAPTCLASLIAVFALGSAQAEEVQVAVAANFTAPIQAIAAGFEKDTGHKLVTSFGATGQFYTQIKNGAPFEVFLSADDTTPQKLETEGDTVKGSRFTYAIGTLALWSAKEGYVDAKGNVLSDTRYQHLSIANPKTAPYGLAATQVLAKLGLTDKVKAKIVEGQNITQAYQFVSTGNAELGFVALSQIYKDGKVTGGSAWIVPAEMHDPIKQDAVILNKGKDNPAAKALVDYLKGPKAAAVIKSYGYQL; from the coding sequence ATGACCATTCGTGCCTCACGCTTTGCCCCCACCTGCCTTGCAAGCCTGATCGCTGTGTTCGCCTTGGGTTCTGCCCAGGCGGAGGAAGTCCAGGTCGCCGTCGCGGCCAACTTCACCGCGCCGATCCAGGCCATCGCGGCTGGTTTCGAGAAAGACACCGGGCACAAACTGGTCACCTCCTTTGGTGCAACCGGCCAGTTCTACACCCAGATCAAGAACGGCGCACCTTTCGAAGTGTTCCTCTCCGCCGACGACACCACCCCGCAAAAACTTGAAACCGAAGGCGACACCGTCAAGGGCTCGCGCTTCACCTACGCCATCGGCACCCTGGCGCTGTGGTCAGCCAAGGAAGGCTACGTCGACGCCAAAGGCAACGTGCTCAGCGACACCCGGTATCAGCATCTGTCCATCGCCAACCCAAAAACCGCGCCTTATGGCCTGGCCGCGACCCAGGTGCTGGCCAAGCTGGGCCTGACCGACAAGGTCAAAGCCAAGATCGTCGAAGGCCAGAACATCACCCAGGCCTATCAGTTCGTCTCCACCGGCAACGCCGAACTGGGCTTCGTGGCCTTGTCGCAGATCTATAAAGACGGCAAAGTCACCGGCGGTTCGGCCTGGATCGTTCCGGCCGAGATGCACGACCCGATCAAACAGGATGCGGTGATCCTCAACAAAGGCAAGGACAACCCGGCCGCCAAGGCGCTGGTTGACTACCTCAAGGGTCCGAAAGCCGCCGCCGTCATCAAGTCCTACGGTTACCAACTCTAA
- the modB gene encoding molybdate ABC transporter permease subunit: protein MTLSSADFSAIWLTLKLASLTTVILLIIGTPIALWLSRTQSWLRGPVGAIVALPLVLPPTVIGFYLLLALGPHGFVGQFTQSLGLGTLTFSFAGLVIGSALYSMPFVVQPLQNAFSAIGTRPLEVAATLRANPWDTFFSVILPLARPGFITAAILGFAHTVGEFGVVLMIGGNIPDKTRVVSVQIYDHVEAMEYAQAHWLAGAMLVFSFAVLLALYSSRKTKAGWS, encoded by the coding sequence ATGACCCTATCGAGTGCCGACTTTTCCGCCATCTGGCTGACCCTGAAACTGGCGTCGCTGACCACGGTCATCCTGCTGATCATCGGCACGCCGATTGCGTTATGGCTGTCGCGCACCCAATCCTGGCTGCGCGGTCCGGTCGGGGCGATCGTCGCCCTGCCCCTGGTGCTGCCGCCTACGGTCATTGGCTTTTATTTGTTGCTTGCCCTCGGCCCCCACGGGTTTGTCGGCCAGTTCACCCAATCCCTGGGGCTCGGCACCCTTACCTTCAGTTTTGCGGGGCTGGTGATCGGCTCGGCGCTGTACTCGATGCCATTCGTGGTCCAGCCGCTGCAAAACGCTTTTTCCGCCATCGGCACCCGCCCCCTGGAAGTGGCCGCGACCTTGCGCGCCAATCCCTGGGACACTTTTTTCAGCGTGATCCTGCCCCTGGCCCGGCCGGGTTTCATCACTGCGGCCATCCTCGGTTTCGCCCACACCGTCGGCGAGTTCGGCGTGGTGTTGATGATCGGCGGCAACATTCCCGACAAGACCCGGGTGGTCTCGGTACAGATCTACGACCACGTCGAGGCCATGGAATACGCCCAGGCCCATTGGCTGGCCGGGGCGATGCTGGTGTTCTCGTTTGCCGTGTTGCTGGCGCTCTACTCCAGCCGCAAAACCAAAGCGGGCTGGAGCTGA
- the modC gene encoding molybdenum ABC transporter ATP-binding protein, with protein sequence MIHMRLKLKYSGFALNVDLQLPGRGVTALYGHSGSGKTTCLRCIAGLERAEQGFVQVNDEVWQDSDQQIFVPPHKRALGYVFQEASLFPHLSVLANLEFGLKRIPKPQRRVDMTHATELLGIGHLLDRHPQHLSGGERQRVGIARALLTSPKLLLMDEPLAALDSQRKSEILPYLQRLHDELDIPVLYVSHSQDEVARLADHIVLLSDGKALASGPIGETLARLDLPLALGDDAGVVIEGHVSTYDPEYQLLTLQLPGTALNIRVAHTPMDAGQALRCKVQARDVSLSLHNVEHSSILNRLPVTVISEMGADNAAHVLIRLDAAGTPLLARITRYSRDQLRVQPGQQLWAQIKAVAVLA encoded by the coding sequence ATGATTCATATGCGCTTGAAACTGAAATATTCGGGGTTCGCCCTGAATGTGGACTTGCAATTGCCCGGTCGTGGCGTCACCGCGCTGTACGGTCACTCCGGCTCGGGCAAGACCACTTGCCTGCGCTGCATTGCCGGCCTGGAACGGGCCGAACAGGGCTTTGTCCAGGTCAACGATGAGGTCTGGCAGGACAGCGACCAGCAGATTTTCGTCCCGCCGCACAAACGCGCACTGGGTTATGTGTTTCAGGAGGCCAGCCTGTTTCCCCATCTGTCGGTGCTGGCCAACCTGGAATTCGGCCTGAAGCGAATCCCGAAACCACAACGCCGGGTCGACATGACTCACGCCACCGAACTGCTCGGGATCGGCCATCTGCTGGACCGCCATCCGCAGCACCTTTCGGGCGGCGAACGGCAACGGGTCGGCATCGCCCGCGCCCTCCTCACCAGCCCGAAACTGCTGCTGATGGACGAACCGCTGGCGGCGCTGGACAGCCAACGCAAAAGCGAAATCCTGCCCTACCTGCAACGGCTGCACGATGAACTGGACATCCCGGTGCTGTACGTCAGTCACTCCCAGGACGAAGTCGCACGGCTGGCCGACCACATCGTCCTGCTCAGCGATGGCAAGGCGCTGGCCAGCGGTCCGATCGGCGAAACCCTGGCCCGGCTCGATCTGCCCCTGGCATTGGGCGATGACGCGGGCGTGGTGATCGAGGGGCATGTCAGTACCTATGACCCCGAGTATCAACTGCTGACTCTGCAGCTGCCAGGCACCGCCCTGAACATTCGCGTGGCGCACACGCCGATGGACGCGGGCCAGGCACTGCGCTGCAAGGTTCAGGCCCGGGATGTCAGCCTGAGCCTGCACAACGTCGAGCACAGCAGCATCCTCAATCGCCTGCCGGTCACCGTGATCAGTGAGATGGGCGCCGACAATGCCGCTCACGTGCTGATCCGGCTGGACGCCGCCGGCACGCCGCTGCTGGCGCGAATCACCCGCTACTCCCGGGACCAGTTGCGCGTGCAGCCCGGCCAGCAACTCTGGGCCCAGATCAAGGCGGTCGCCGTGCTGGCATAA